One region of Solanum pennellii chromosome 6, SPENNV200 genomic DNA includes:
- the LOC107022377 gene encoding stearoyl-[acyl-carrier-protein] 9-desaturase 1, chloroplastic-like yields MQTTNFSQFNIPSILRRKTTSSRRLSPVLAVASPTITSPSRHQITYSMPPEKLEIFKSLEPWVSENVLPFLKPVEKCWQPIEFLPDPSQGPEQFEEEVRALRQRASGLSDEYFVMLVGNMLIEDALPTYQTMINTLDGVRDETGSSPCPWAIWTRAWTAEENRHGDLLRTYLYPSGRVDMCNDLKDGEKKETDKETAIQDIYY; encoded by the coding sequence ATGCAGACTACAAATTTCTCCCAATTCAACATTCCATCGATACTCCGTCGCAAAACCACCTCATCACGGAGGTTATCTCCGGTCCTCGCGGTGGCTTCACCCACAATAACTTCTCCATCACGCCACCAGATCACTTACTCAATGCCACCAGAGAAATTGGAAATCTTCAAGTCATTAGAACCTTGGGTTTCCGAAAACGTCCTCCCATTCCTCAAGCCCGTAGAGAAATGTTGGCAGCCCATTGAGTTTCTCCCTGACCCATCTCAAGGGCCCGAACAATTCGAGGAAGAGGTTCGGGCCCTAAGGCAGAGAGCTTCAGGGCTTTCGGATGAGTACTTTGTTATGCTTGTGGGTAATATGTTAATTGAGGATGCTTTGCCTACTTATCAAACCATGATTAATACGTTAGATGGAGTACGCGATGAGACTGGATCAAGCCCGTGTCCATGGGCAATATGGACACGGGCATGGACAGCTGAGGAGAATCGACATGGCGATTTGCTAAGGACTTATCTTTATCCTTCAGGGAGAGTGGAcatgtgtaacgacct